The Flavobacterium psychrotrophum region GTCGTTGTTCATCATCTGCTACAACGTGGGTCTGGTTACCATTAAAGTGTTTATAATCTACAAACGAAATACCGTCTGCACCAAAGAATTTACCTGCATTCAATCCTAACCCAAGATCGCCTTTGTTGCCTAAAGATGTATTGTATGTACTGGTTAGGCTTACAAAATCGTATTTATACTTATCATCATTTGCGGCAAAAGCCTTTTGGTATAAGAAAGATACCTTAGGATATTTTTCCCGGTCTAATGGCATCCTGCCTCCACCCGGGTAACTAATATACTTATATGGCCAGATGATACTTCCGCCAATGCTTGCCTTAGTTACATAATGTGTTGCAAACGGCGCCGACGTAAAATTATATGGCTCCAGCGGATTGTTTGAGGTATAAATATCGTCGTTTTTTATAAGAACATAATCGGTATTATTATACAGTGCCTTGCGCCTTGAATACTCTATATATCCTGTGAGCGATAGCCAACTGAATGGGCTACGGCTGTATGATAAGCCTAAATAAGTCTTATCGTAAAGCTTCATGTAATTATCTTTAAATACCAGTGAACTAATAGTGTTAATTAATGGTGTAATAGGTTCGTTAGGGTTAAATTGCTTAATAGCATTACCACCGCTTATTGTAAAAGTTCCCACTTTTTTAAAACCTTTACCAATAGTTCCCTCAACCCTTAGCCTGTCTTCGGCAAGGCCATAATCAAAAGAGGCATCGGCATAGAAATAAGATGTTTTTTTACCCCAGCGAGAGTAACTTAACTTGGTATGTGTGTTCCATCCCTGTACCGTGTTGTACATTGGTATTGCAAGTCCGTCATATTTAAAACGAACGGTTTTGCCAACGGCAGTATCCTTATCGGTCTTGTAATAATCATACCCTGTTATAAAATCAAAGAAATGATATTTGTTTCGCACCCTTGCAATAGAGTCTAATCGGGCAGGGTCGTTACGCACCGTTTTAATACTGTCTTTCTTTACATAGTCCCGTGTTTCTTCTTCCGTAAGCGGAACCGGTCGCACGGTATTCCAGTATAGGCTGTCTTTTTTATTGGCATCCTTATCATAAGATACTACTTCGCGCCCAAATGTCTTTTTATCAAAATGGTTGTGAAATATATAATTACTGTATACATGGGTAAATTTACCCGAGAAGTTTATACCAAACATCCCCGCTTTAAAGTCAAAGGTTTGCGAGTTTTTTGCCCAGATGCCTGTAGACGGGTTATAACTAAAATTTTGTTGCAGGTTAAGGGTTTGCAGCGGTGGCACTTGCACACGGTAGCCTTTAATGTCTACATCTAATGCATAGATGGCCCAACTTTGGCTTACAATATAAATGTATCCTTCAAAAACCGGCTCTTTGTCGCGCCTTGGAATGATTTTGATCTTGTTGATCTCATTGCCATTTTCATCAAAAAAGCTGCCTTCAAATTTATAACGGTAATAGCCCAGCGCTCCTTTTGCTAATGGCGAAACCATATTGATCTCAAACTCTACATTATCATTATAAAAGTTGTAGAATGTACCCAGTGCTGTATTATAGCTAAAACCATTATCGCTACCGCTTACCTTACTGGCTATAATACGTTCTTTAAGGTTATCGGGCTGCTCAAAAGTAAGGTGTGATACTGTTTCGCTTAGATACATGACACCTTTACCCGTACTGTCTACAGAGCCTTCCGGGGTTTCTACCTTCATACCCATAATCCTTTTTGGCAGGTTGGCAACTCTAAAAATACCCTTGC contains the following coding sequences:
- a CDS encoding DUF5686 and carboxypeptidase regulatory-like domain-containing protein, translated to MKKLFFLIFMLAGIAMNAQIKGKITDKAGQGLPFVAVAIENTYNNTTANENGGYEIGVKQPGKYTLVFQSIGYKTKKIPVNAITLPHTLDVVLEDENYELKEVVVSNSEDPAYAIIRQAIANKKINSEKAGRFEADFYSKGIFRVANLPKRIMGMKVETPEGSVDSTGKGVMYLSETVSHLTFEQPDNLKERIIASKVSGSDNGFSYNTALGTFYNFYNDNVEFEINMVSPLAKGALGYYRYKFEGSFFDENGNEINKIKIIPRRDKEPVFEGYIYIVSQSWAIYALDVDIKGYRVQVPPLQTLNLQQNFSYNPSTGIWAKNSQTFDFKAGMFGINFSGKFTHVYSNYIFHNHFDKKTFGREVVSYDKDANKKDSLYWNTVRPVPLTEEETRDYVKKDSIKTVRNDPARLDSIARVRNKYHFFDFITGYDYYKTDKDTAVGKTVRFKYDGLAIPMYNTVQGWNTHTKLSYSRWGKKTSYFYADASFDYGLAEDRLRVEGTIGKGFKKVGTFTISGGNAIKQFNPNEPITPLINTISSLVFKDNYMKLYDKTYLGLSYSRSPFSWLSLTGYIEYSRRKALYNNTDYVLIKNDDIYTSNNPLEPYNFTSAPFATHYVTKASIGGSIIWPYKYISYPGGGRMPLDREKYPKVSFLYQKAFAANDDKYKYDFVSLTSTYNTSLGNKGDLGLGLNAGKFFGADGISFVDYKHFNGNQTHVVADDEQRLKAFNMLPYYTQSTNNAYLEFHSELNTKGFIMNKIPLLNVLQWNLIVGYHSLITPDRAPYHEFTAGFGNIGIGSFRGLRVDYVHSVQSNVSTNGVMFSLGM